The following coding sequences lie in one Halogeometricum rufum genomic window:
- a CDS encoding GNAT family N-acetyltransferase, with product MSDQFTIRRAEGDDAGRIHEMAESSMTASYALSPRDIEQIVEAEFGEAEQRRRRDSEDYAAFVAEADEDGVVSGVVLVDGDDDTVRRLHVDPERRGMGIGTALYERAVEELDHGHGTGHQAAAMAANNTAGAFFERFGLERVEERTLDVGGRETVEYVYAEEADAANGDGTAAGEDDGEGETAAEIDTDEFPDAVETDGETVYLGDDPVSGTEGAFVPTYLDDGLNEEYGYYCGNCDSTDVSMDSMERLRCANCGNTRKPDEGYDDAYL from the coding sequence GTGAGCGACCAGTTCACCATCCGTCGCGCCGAGGGCGACGACGCGGGCCGGATTCACGAGATGGCGGAGAGTTCGATGACCGCCTCCTACGCGCTGAGTCCGCGCGACATCGAACAGATAGTCGAGGCCGAGTTCGGCGAGGCGGAGCAACGGCGCCGTCGTGACTCCGAGGACTACGCCGCCTTCGTCGCCGAGGCCGACGAGGACGGCGTCGTCTCGGGCGTCGTCCTCGTGGACGGCGACGACGACACCGTCCGCCGACTCCACGTGGACCCCGAGCGTCGCGGGATGGGCATCGGGACGGCGCTGTACGAACGCGCCGTCGAGGAACTGGACCACGGTCACGGGACGGGCCACCAGGCCGCCGCGATGGCCGCCAACAACACCGCCGGCGCGTTCTTCGAGCGGTTCGGCCTCGAACGGGTCGAGGAGCGAACGCTGGATGTCGGCGGGCGCGAGACGGTCGAGTACGTCTACGCCGAAGAGGCCGATGCGGCGAACGGTGACGGGACGGCCGCCGGCGAGGACGACGGCGAGGGCGAGACGGCCGCGGAGATAGACACCGACGAGTTCCCGGACGCCGTCGAAACCGACGGCGAGACGGTCTATCTCGGCGACGACCCCGTGTCGGGAACCGAGGGCGCGTTCGTCCCCACCTACCTCGACGACGGCCTGAACGAGGAGTACGGCTACTACTGCGGGAACTGCGACTCGACGGACGTATCGATGGACAGCATGGAGCGACTCAGGTGCGCGAACTGCGGGAACACGCGGAAACCCGACGAGGGCTACGACGACGCGTACCTGTAG